DNA sequence from the Streptomyces sp. CA-210063 genome:
GAACCGGCCCCGGACACCACCGCCTACAACGAGTACCAGCAGGCCGTCGAGGCCGAGATCGAGAACCTGCGGCATCTGGCCGAGGTGCTCGCCGACCCCGCCCCGGTGACGCGCGCCGGGCGGCTGCTGGCCGCGTCCCGGCCGCTGCCGGTGCTCGGGCTGCGCGCCGCGGCCTCCCAGGCGTACGGCTTCGCGTACTTCGCCGCGAAGGTCCACCCCGACGTACGGCTGCTGCACGAGGGCGGCAGCATGCTCCACGACCGGATCGACGCGGCGGTACGGGCGGGCGCGACCGCCCTGCTCTGCTTCGCGCTGCCCCGGCATCCGCGCGAGGTCGTCGAGACCCTGGCGTACGCCAAGGAGGCGGGGCTCTTCGTCGTCACGGTCGCCGACTCCGCCTTCGCGCCCGTCGCCAAGGTCTCCGACCTGCTGCTGCCCGCCGCCGTCGGCACCGGGCTCGCCTTCGACACCGCCTGCGCGCCGATGCTGCTGGGCCGGGTGCTCCTGGAGGCCATGTGCGACGACCTGCCGGAGGCGCAGGCCCGCCTGGAGGAGTTCGACGCGAGGGCCGCGACGCGGGGGCTGTTCGTGGAGTAGCACTTCGGGAACGAATCCGTGATTCTCAGGCGCGTTTCACGTTCGCTGGTTACCGTGCCGGGCGACTGTCGTACGACCTTGGAATTACGGGAGGCGGAGCGTGGCGCGCGGAGGGCAGGGGCTGGCTCGGGTGGCCGTCGTGGTGCGGGCCGGAGCGGCACCGTTGTGGTGGCTCGGAGTGGTCGCGGCGGGCATCGGTGTGGTGCCGTCGGGGCTGACGGGGCGGCGGATCGGGGTGCTGGCCGGGGCCGTGCTCTTCCTCGTCGCCGCCGGTGCGGTGGCGTGGGTGCGGCGCGGCCGGTATCTCACTCCGGCGCGCGCTGCTGTGCGCGCTGGCAAGCACGATGTGCTCCAGGACCGGGCCGTCACTGCTCGCAACTGGCGCCGCGGGCACCGCTGGTGGCTGCTCCTCGGCTTCGCGGCCGCGCTCGGCTCCTCCTTCGCGGTCCCCGCGGCGGGCGGCATGCTCCTCGCCGGCCTCGGCACCGGCCTCCGCCTCAAGGCGGCTTGGTTCGGCCGCCACGAACTCGCCACGGGTCAGCTCTACTGGCTCCGCGTCGACTGGCTCTCGGCCGGGGCCGGCCGCCCGACGGGCAAGCGGGTGGCCGGCTACCGGACCACCGGGCTCGGCGCGGGCGACGCGGGGCCCGGGGGCGGGCGGCGGAGGTAGGGCTACTCGCCGCGTGTCCGCAGGACCAGCTTGTTCACGGCCCACAGGGCGATGCCGATGGCCAGCAGCACACCGGCGCGGATGTAGACGTCGGCCGGACGGTCGGCCAGGGGGCTGGCCAGAATCAGTGCGGTGACGGCGCCGAGGACGGGCAGAACCGTCGGTGTCCGGAAGTGGGCGTGGTCGACGGGGTCGCGGCGGAGCACCAGCACCGCGATGTTGACGACGGCGAAGACACAGAGGAGGAGGAAGGCGGTGGTGTCGCCGAGGCCCTCGATCTCGCCGGTGGAGACGAGGCCGATGGCCAGGAGGGTGACGAAGACGATGCCCACGACCGGGGTGCGGCGGCGGGGCAGGACACGGGCCATGCCGCGCGGCAGGATGCGCTCGTTGGCCATGCCGTAGCAGAGACGGGAGGCCATCATGATGTTGATCAGGGCGGAGTTGGTGACCGCGAAGAGGGCGATCAGCGCGAAGAGTTTGTGCGGGAAGTCGACCCCGCCGGCCTTCACCACTTCCAGCAGCGGGCCGCTGGAGCCCGCCAGGGTCTTGGAGTCGACCAGCAGGGACGAGACCAGGGCGACCAGGACGTAGATCGTGCCGGTGACCGCCACGCCGATGAAGATCGCTCGGGGGAAGGTCCTGGTCGGGTCCTTCGTCTCCTCCGCCATGTTCACCGAGTCCTCGAAGCCGACGAAGGCGAAGAAGCCGAGGGCCGTGGCACCGAGAACGCTGGTGAGCAGCGCGTATCCCGCGCCGCTCGCCTCGAACTCGGTGAGGCGGGCCGGTTCGCCGTCGCCGCCCAGGACCGCCCAGGCGCCGATCGTGAGGATGATCAGCAGGCCGGTCAGCTCGACCAGGGTCAGCACCACGTTCGTCTTCACCGACTCGGAGACGCCCCGGAGGTTCAGGGCGGCCAGCAGCACGATGAAGGTGATGGCGATGAGGGTGGGCGGCAGGGCGCCGTTCGTCAGCTCGTCCAGATAGTCGCCGCTGAAGGCGCGCGCGGCGGCGCTCGCGGACGACAGGCCCGAGCACATCACCATGAAGGCGACGATGAAGGTCACGAAGGGCAGCTTGAAGGCCTTCTGCGTGTAGAGGGCCGCCCCGGCCGCCTTCGGGTACTTGCCGACCAGTTCGACGTACGAGGCCGCCGTCAGGATCGCCACCACGAAACCGATGACGAAGGGGAGCCAGAGGGCTCCGCCGACCTTCCCGGCGACCTTGCCCGTGGTCGCGTAGATGCCAGTGCCGAGGATGTCGCCGATCACGAAGAGGATCAGCAGCTTGGGCCCGAGCACCCGCTTGAGGCCGGCCTCCTCTGCGGGTGCCGGTGTACCGGTGGTGCTTTCGGTGGTGGACAAGAGAACCTCCCCCGATCGGTGATCCGTCCGAGGGAGTCCTGCCCGGTCGCGGGCCATGGATGCACTCGCAACCGATTCTCAGAGGTTCACCAGAGGTTCGGAGGCATGGGCACGGCTCGCGGGGTGAGTGTGGGGCGCGCGGGGCTCAGGTGGTGCGCAGGGTCCGCCTGGCGAGCTCGTACGCCGGGAGCATCTCCTCGTGTTCCTGGGTGTCGAAGCCGCCGAGATGGACGACGACGGGGCCGTCCGGGGTGACCGCGAGGAAAGCCCGCTCCTTCTTCGTCTCCTCCAGGACCTCACTGGTGTAGAGGTACTCGACCTCGGCGCCGGAGACGTCGGAGTCCGAGGTGAACGCGGTGTACTCGGCCTTGCTCGTGTTGCCCTCGGCCGCCACGAACTCCTTGAGCAGTGCCTCCGCTTCGCCCTCCTTCGCGCCCGCCTCGCCGGTCCAGACCCGGAGGAAGCCGATGTTCCCGGCCGGCTTGGCGTCGATCTCACAGGCGGCGGTGAACGGGCCCTGGTGGAGCAGCCCCTCGGCCAGCTCCGCGGCGAGCTGGTCCTCCTCGGAACCGCTCCCGCCGCCGGGCACCTCCGTCTCGACGGCCTCCGGCTGCCACTTCTCGGCCGTGTCGAAGGTGACCGGCAGTTCGCAGGCGGAACCGGCCGCGCCGACGCTGCCGCCGCTCTCGACGGTGCCCTCCGGGGCCTGCGCCATCGCCTCCGCCGCAGCCTCCGCCGTTGCCGGCTTGGTGGCGCCGGCCGACGCCTTAGCGTCGTCGCCGTCGGCCGCCTCCGAGCATCCCGTCAGCACCCCGGCCAGCAGCGCCATCTGCGCCAGCACCGTCCCCCGTACCGCTCTTCCCACGGCCACCCTCCCCTTGTCGTTCCAGGG
Encoded proteins:
- a CDS encoding APC family permease, which gives rise to MSTTESTTGTPAPAEEAGLKRVLGPKLLILFVIGDILGTGIYATTGKVAGKVGGALWLPFVIGFVVAILTAASYVELVGKYPKAAGAALYTQKAFKLPFVTFIVAFMVMCSGLSSASAAARAFSGDYLDELTNGALPPTLIAITFIVLLAALNLRGVSESVKTNVVLTLVELTGLLIILTIGAWAVLGGDGEPARLTEFEASGAGYALLTSVLGATALGFFAFVGFEDSVNMAEETKDPTRTFPRAIFIGVAVTGTIYVLVALVSSLLVDSKTLAGSSGPLLEVVKAGGVDFPHKLFALIALFAVTNSALINIMMASRLCYGMANERILPRGMARVLPRRRTPVVGIVFVTLLAIGLVSTGEIEGLGDTTAFLLLCVFAVVNIAVLVLRRDPVDHAHFRTPTVLPVLGAVTALILASPLADRPADVYIRAGVLLAIGIALWAVNKLVLRTRGE
- a CDS encoding MurR/RpiR family transcriptional regulator; translation: MSADKGTGVTDSPAARLQTLFEGHRLTPTQRRIAHSMVRRAADAPFLSSVELAELAGVSQPSVTRFAVALGFDGYPALRRHLRDVAPAEPAPDTTAYNEYQQAVEAEIENLRHLAEVLADPAPVTRAGRLLAASRPLPVLGLRAAASQAYGFAYFAAKVHPDVRLLHEGGSMLHDRIDAAVRAGATALLCFALPRHPREVVETLAYAKEAGLFVVTVADSAFAPVAKVSDLLLPAAVGTGLAFDTACAPMLLGRVLLEAMCDDLPEAQARLEEFDARAATRGLFVE
- a CDS encoding lipoprotein, which codes for MGRAVRGTVLAQMALLAGVLTGCSEAADGDDAKASAGATKPATAEAAAEAMAQAPEGTVESGGSVGAAGSACELPVTFDTAEKWQPEAVETEVPGGGSGSEEDQLAAELAEGLLHQGPFTAACEIDAKPAGNIGFLRVWTGEAGAKEGEAEALLKEFVAAEGNTSKAEYTAFTSDSDVSGAEVEYLYTSEVLEETKKERAFLAVTPDGPVVVHLGGFDTQEHEEMLPAYELARRTLRTT